The following coding sequences are from one Nicotiana tabacum cultivar K326 chromosome 1, ASM71507v2, whole genome shotgun sequence window:
- the LOC142181895 gene encoding jasmonoyl--L-amino acid synthetase JAR6-like isoform X1: MWNKLFASVSEKIMKMLVEKIEKKFDQEKVIEEFEDLTKDAGRIQEETLKKILEQNGGTEYLQQWGLNGRTDPQTFKNCIPIVTHNDLDPYIQRIADGDLSPILSGKPIETISLSSGTTQGKPKFVPFNDELMESTMQIFKTSFAFRNREFPIGNGKALQFIYSRKQFKTKGGLAAGTATTNVYRNAQFKKTMKAMCTPCCSPDEVIFGPDFHQSLYCHLLCGLIFRDEVQVVSSAFAHSIVHALRTFEQVWEALIVDIRDGVLSSRVTVPSIRLAMSKLLKPDPELADTIYNKCSRLSNWYGLIPELFPNTRYIYGIMTGSMEPYLKKLRHYAGELPLLSADYGSSEGWVGVNVNPKLPPELVTYAVLPNIAYFEFIPLGENLNGMEKANSPVGLTEVKLGEEYEILITNFAGLYRYRLGDVVKVKGFHNGTPELQFVCRRNLLLSINIDKNTEKDLQLAVEAASKRLVDEKLEVVDFTSQVNVSADPGHYVIFWELSGEATDEMLQDCCNCLDSSFIDAGYVSSRKVNAIGALELRIVKRGTFHKILDHFVGLGGAVSQFKTPRCVGPKNSSLLQILSSNVVETYVSTAFC, translated from the exons ATGTGGAATAAGCTTTTTGCTTCTGTGTCTGA GAAAATCATGAAGATGTTGGTGGAGAAGATTGAGAAGAAGTTTGATCAAGAAAAAGTGATTGAGGAATTTGAGGATTTGACAAAAGATGCTGGCAGAATTCAAGAAGAGACACTTAAAAAGATACTGGAACAGAATGGAGGGACAGAATATTTGCAGCAATGGGGTTTGAATGGCAGAACTGATCCTCAGACTTTCAAGAATTGTATCCCTATTGTCACTCACAATGATTTGGATCCTTACATTCAAAGAATTGCTGATGGTGATCTTTCTCCAATTCTTAGTGGAAAACCAATTGAAACCATCTCATTGAG TTCTGGTACTACTCAAGGGAAGCCAAAGTTTGTACCTTTCAATGATGAATTGATGGAGTCCACTATGCAGATATTCAAGACCTCTTTTGCCTTTAGGAACAG AGAATTTCCAATTGGGAATGGGAAGGCTTTGCAGTTTATTTACAGCAGAAAACAGTTCAAAACAAAGGGAGGTTTGGCAGCTGGAACAGCCACTACCAATGTGTACAGAAATGCACAATTCAAGAAGACAATGAAAGCAATGTGTACTCCATGTTGTAGTCCTGATGAAGTAATATTTGGTCCTGACTTTCACCAATCCTTGTACTGCCACCTTTTGTGTGGGCTCATTTTTCGCGATGAAGTTCAAGTTGTTTCGTCTGCCTTTGCCCATAGCATTGTCCATGCTTTACGAACTTTTGAACAAGTATGGGAAGCACTTATTGTTGACATAAGAGATGGAGTCCTATCGAGTAGAGTCACTGTCCCGTCCATAAGATTAGCCATGTCAAAGTTGCTGAAGCCTGATCCGGAACTGGCCGATACAATTTATAATAAGTGCTCAAGATTAAGCAATTGGTACGGCTTGATTCCTGAACTCTTCCCAAATACAAGGTACATATATGGTATTATGACAGGATCAATGGAACCTTACTTGAAGAAACTGAGGCATTATGCTGGGGAGTTACCTTTATTGAGTGCAGATTATGGTTCTTCCGAAGGATGGGTTGGAGTAAACGTTAACCCGAAATTGCCCCCTGAGCTAGTCACTTATGCAGTATTGCCAAATATTGCTTATTTCGAATTCATTCCTCTCGGGGAAAATCTGAATGGCATGGAGAAAGCAAATTCTCCTGTGGGTCTGACTGAAGTTAAACTTGGTGAAGAGTATGAAATTCTCATTACCAATTTTGCAG GTTTATATCGTTATAGACTAGGTGATGTGGTAAAGGTAAAAGGCTTTCACAATGGGACTCCAGAACTCCAGTTTGTTTGCAGAAGGAACCTTCTCCTGAGCATCAACATAGACAAGAATACAGAGAAAGATTTACAACTAGCAGTGGAAGCCGCATCAAAGCGCTTAGTAGACGAAAAACTAGAAGTGGTGGACTTCACGAGCCAAGTCAACGTCTCAGCTGATCCGGGGCACTATGTGATCTTCTGGGAACTGAGTGGTGAAGCAACTGATGAAATGTTGCAAGACTGCTGCAACTGTTTGGACAGCTCGTTCATCGATGCAGGCTACGTGAGCTCCCGGAAAGTGAATGCAATTGGAGCACTTGAGCTGAGGATAGTGAAGAGGGGAACATTTCATAAGATATTAGACCATTTTGTTGGATTAGGAGGTGCAGTTAGCCAGTTTAAGACTCCTAGATGTGTTGGTCCAAAGAATAGCTCATTGCTCCAAATACTGTCTAGTAATGTTGTTGAGACCTATGTTAGTACTGCCTTCTGTTGA
- the LOC142181895 gene encoding jasmonoyl--L-amino acid synthetase JAR6-like isoform X2, translating into MKMLVEKIEKKFDQEKVIEEFEDLTKDAGRIQEETLKKILEQNGGTEYLQQWGLNGRTDPQTFKNCIPIVTHNDLDPYIQRIADGDLSPILSGKPIETISLSSGTTQGKPKFVPFNDELMESTMQIFKTSFAFRNREFPIGNGKALQFIYSRKQFKTKGGLAAGTATTNVYRNAQFKKTMKAMCTPCCSPDEVIFGPDFHQSLYCHLLCGLIFRDEVQVVSSAFAHSIVHALRTFEQVWEALIVDIRDGVLSSRVTVPSIRLAMSKLLKPDPELADTIYNKCSRLSNWYGLIPELFPNTRYIYGIMTGSMEPYLKKLRHYAGELPLLSADYGSSEGWVGVNVNPKLPPELVTYAVLPNIAYFEFIPLGENLNGMEKANSPVGLTEVKLGEEYEILITNFAGLYRYRLGDVVKVKGFHNGTPELQFVCRRNLLLSINIDKNTEKDLQLAVEAASKRLVDEKLEVVDFTSQVNVSADPGHYVIFWELSGEATDEMLQDCCNCLDSSFIDAGYVSSRKVNAIGALELRIVKRGTFHKILDHFVGLGGAVSQFKTPRCVGPKNSSLLQILSSNVVETYVSTAFC; encoded by the exons ATGAAGATGTTGGTGGAGAAGATTGAGAAGAAGTTTGATCAAGAAAAAGTGATTGAGGAATTTGAGGATTTGACAAAAGATGCTGGCAGAATTCAAGAAGAGACACTTAAAAAGATACTGGAACAGAATGGAGGGACAGAATATTTGCAGCAATGGGGTTTGAATGGCAGAACTGATCCTCAGACTTTCAAGAATTGTATCCCTATTGTCACTCACAATGATTTGGATCCTTACATTCAAAGAATTGCTGATGGTGATCTTTCTCCAATTCTTAGTGGAAAACCAATTGAAACCATCTCATTGAG TTCTGGTACTACTCAAGGGAAGCCAAAGTTTGTACCTTTCAATGATGAATTGATGGAGTCCACTATGCAGATATTCAAGACCTCTTTTGCCTTTAGGAACAG AGAATTTCCAATTGGGAATGGGAAGGCTTTGCAGTTTATTTACAGCAGAAAACAGTTCAAAACAAAGGGAGGTTTGGCAGCTGGAACAGCCACTACCAATGTGTACAGAAATGCACAATTCAAGAAGACAATGAAAGCAATGTGTACTCCATGTTGTAGTCCTGATGAAGTAATATTTGGTCCTGACTTTCACCAATCCTTGTACTGCCACCTTTTGTGTGGGCTCATTTTTCGCGATGAAGTTCAAGTTGTTTCGTCTGCCTTTGCCCATAGCATTGTCCATGCTTTACGAACTTTTGAACAAGTATGGGAAGCACTTATTGTTGACATAAGAGATGGAGTCCTATCGAGTAGAGTCACTGTCCCGTCCATAAGATTAGCCATGTCAAAGTTGCTGAAGCCTGATCCGGAACTGGCCGATACAATTTATAATAAGTGCTCAAGATTAAGCAATTGGTACGGCTTGATTCCTGAACTCTTCCCAAATACAAGGTACATATATGGTATTATGACAGGATCAATGGAACCTTACTTGAAGAAACTGAGGCATTATGCTGGGGAGTTACCTTTATTGAGTGCAGATTATGGTTCTTCCGAAGGATGGGTTGGAGTAAACGTTAACCCGAAATTGCCCCCTGAGCTAGTCACTTATGCAGTATTGCCAAATATTGCTTATTTCGAATTCATTCCTCTCGGGGAAAATCTGAATGGCATGGAGAAAGCAAATTCTCCTGTGGGTCTGACTGAAGTTAAACTTGGTGAAGAGTATGAAATTCTCATTACCAATTTTGCAG GTTTATATCGTTATAGACTAGGTGATGTGGTAAAGGTAAAAGGCTTTCACAATGGGACTCCAGAACTCCAGTTTGTTTGCAGAAGGAACCTTCTCCTGAGCATCAACATAGACAAGAATACAGAGAAAGATTTACAACTAGCAGTGGAAGCCGCATCAAAGCGCTTAGTAGACGAAAAACTAGAAGTGGTGGACTTCACGAGCCAAGTCAACGTCTCAGCTGATCCGGGGCACTATGTGATCTTCTGGGAACTGAGTGGTGAAGCAACTGATGAAATGTTGCAAGACTGCTGCAACTGTTTGGACAGCTCGTTCATCGATGCAGGCTACGTGAGCTCCCGGAAAGTGAATGCAATTGGAGCACTTGAGCTGAGGATAGTGAAGAGGGGAACATTTCATAAGATATTAGACCATTTTGTTGGATTAGGAGGTGCAGTTAGCCAGTTTAAGACTCCTAGATGTGTTGGTCCAAAGAATAGCTCATTGCTCCAAATACTGTCTAGTAATGTTGTTGAGACCTATGTTAGTACTGCCTTCTGTTGA